In the Armatimonadota bacterium genome, one interval contains:
- a CDS encoding GNAT family N-acetyltransferase, giving the protein MRIEPIDIKNASEATSAALNAFRNEIRAERLPDDPPVPLEEEIRRVRTLPDFVDVRYWGGWEGGEVIAEASVTILRTAENRHLAEFEIAVRKTLRRRGLGTRMLARVADAAEREGRRLLVTTTRSTVPDGEAFLRRIGAQVGLEGHTNQLDLRDLDRDLLRRWQAQATERAAGFELLVWTGEIPEEHLEEFAAVLQAMNRAPRGALQIQDYNFTPEQIREWHRAARERGEEVWTIAAREKATGRLAGFTETVWHPNRPELLRQEATGVLPEFQNRGLGRWMKAAMLEKVLRERPQVTRIRTGNADSNAPMLKINYELGFKPYISTSAWQVDLAQVRAYLDGVRATV; this is encoded by the coding sequence CCCGACGACCCGCCCGTCCCCCTGGAGGAGGAGATTCGGCGGGTCCGAACCCTCCCGGATTTCGTCGACGTGCGCTACTGGGGCGGGTGGGAAGGCGGCGAGGTCATCGCCGAGGCATCTGTGACCATCCTGCGCACCGCCGAGAACCGGCACCTGGCCGAGTTCGAGATCGCGGTGCGGAAGACGCTGCGCCGGCGCGGCCTCGGAACCCGGATGCTTGCGCGCGTCGCCGACGCCGCGGAACGGGAGGGCCGCCGCCTGCTGGTCACCACCACCCGGAGCACCGTTCCGGACGGCGAGGCGTTCCTGCGGCGGATCGGCGCCCAGGTGGGACTGGAGGGTCACACCAATCAGCTGGATCTGCGCGACCTCGACCGGGATCTCCTGCGGCGCTGGCAGGCGCAGGCCACCGAGCGGGCCGCGGGGTTCGAGTTGCTCGTGTGGACCGGGGAAATTCCTGAAGAGCACCTCGAGGAGTTCGCTGCGGTGCTGCAGGCCATGAACCGGGCCCCGCGCGGAGCGCTCCAGATCCAGGACTACAACTTCACCCCGGAGCAGATCCGCGAATGGCACCGCGCGGCCCGCGAGCGCGGCGAGGAAGTGTGGACGATCGCGGCCCGGGAGAAGGCGACGGGACGGCTGGCCGGCTTCACCGAGACCGTCTGGCACCCCAACCGGCCCGAGCTCCTCCGGCAGGAGGCCACCGGCGTGCTTCCGGAGTTCCAGAACCGGGGCCTGGGCCGGTGGATGAAGGCGGCGATGCTGGAGAAGGTGCTGCGGGAACGGCCCCAGGTGACCAGGATCCGCACCGGGAACGCGGACAGCAACGCGCCGATGCTGAAGATCAACTACGAGTTGGGCTTCAAACCCTACATCTCCACCTCCGCCTGGCAGGTGGACCTGGCGCAGGTGCGGGCCTATCTGGACGGCGTCCGCGCCACCGTCTAG
- a CDS encoding ferritin, whose product MLISQKLVDAINAQIGREFGASQQYVAIAAHFGAENLPQLARYFYRQAEEEREHAMKFVHHVVEAGGRVVLPAIPAPKDRFASAEEAVQLSLDWEMDVTKQIYALVHQAAQEGNWITHHFLQWFVDEQLEEVSSMDQLLSVVKTAGPQLLLVEDYLARTGHPEEGKGG is encoded by the coding sequence ATGCTCATCTCTCAGAAGCTGGTTGATGCCATCAACGCGCAGATCGGTCGGGAGTTCGGCGCGTCGCAGCAGTACGTGGCCATCGCGGCGCACTTCGGAGCGGAGAACCTGCCCCAGCTCGCCCGCTACTTCTACCGTCAGGCCGAGGAGGAGCGGGAGCACGCCATGAAGTTCGTACACCATGTCGTGGAGGCCGGAGGCCGGGTGGTCCTTCCCGCCATCCCCGCGCCCAAGGACCGCTTCGCCAGCGCGGAGGAGGCGGTGCAGCTCTCCCTGGACTGGGAGATGGATGTGACGAAGCAGATCTACGCCCTGGTCCACCAGGCCGCCCAGGAGGGAAACTGGATCACGCATCACTTCCTGCAGTGGTTCGTGGACGAGCAGCTGGAGGAAGTGTCCAGCATGGACCAGCTGCTCAGCGTGGTCAAGACGGCCGGCCCGCAGCTGCTGCTGGTCGAGGACTACCTGGCCCGCACGGGACATCCCGAGGAAGGGAAGGGCGGCTAG
- a CDS encoding ubiquinone/menaquinone biosynthesis methyltransferase, whose product MEVQRTKAMFAAIARRYDLANSVLSAGLHHAWKRRAVAAAGLRRGERVLDAGAGTGDLARLAVAQGAQVTAVDVSLEMMAVARMKLGAEAGLRCVGGDIADLPFRGGSFDAVLTAFTLRHPTRLDEALRELMRVLIPGGRLVILEFARPLRPWTAAAYRVYAALIPAIGGWLTGDADAYTYLVESIRRFPAPPVLAGMLRAVGLRDVAYQYLTGGIVAIYTAIRPW is encoded by the coding sequence ATGGAGGTGCAGCGGACGAAGGCGATGTTCGCCGCGATCGCCCGGCGCTACGATCTGGCGAATTCGGTCCTCAGCGCCGGCCTCCACCACGCCTGGAAGCGCCGCGCCGTCGCCGCGGCCGGCCTGCGGCGCGGGGAGCGGGTGCTGGACGCCGGGGCGGGAACGGGGGATCTGGCCCGCCTGGCCGTCGCGCAGGGAGCGCAGGTGACCGCGGTGGACGTCTCGCTGGAGATGATGGCCGTAGCGCGGATGAAGCTCGGGGCCGAGGCCGGGTTGCGCTGCGTCGGCGGCGATATCGCGGACCTGCCGTTCCGGGGCGGCTCCTTCGACGCGGTGCTGACGGCGTTCACCCTCCGGCACCCGACGCGGCTCGACGAGGCCCTCAGGGAGCTGATGCGGGTCCTGATCCCCGGGGGCCGCCTGGTCATCCTCGAATTCGCCCGGCCGCTCCGCCCGTGGACCGCGGCGGCCTACCGGGTCTACGCCGCTCTCATTCCGGCGATCGGCGGCTGGCTGACTGGAGATGCGGATGCCTACACCTATCTGGTGGAATCCATCCGGCGGTTTCCCGCCCCGCCCGTTCTCGCCGGGATGTTGCGCGCCGTCGGTCTCCGGGACGTCGCCTATCAATACCTGACCGGAGGCATCGTCGCCATCTACACCGCGATCCGCCCGTGGTAA